The Ipomoea triloba cultivar NCNSP0323 chromosome 13, ASM357664v1 genomic interval ataaaatggagAAGAGTTGCAGATACAGGAGAAGATAAAATCGTTTAATTAGGAGGGGTaaatgatattatttatttaaaataataagtataaaagatgggaaaaaaagttagtaagctactaacttattttgggAACATTAACATATCTTATAGCTTTGACAGAGTAATTGGGCAAGCAGCACTCGACCAGAATCACAAGTACGGACCCGCAAACAAATGGccacccgttacacaaagacAACATTTATCCTGGATGGTTAATTTATGGAGAAGTTACAGAAACAGTATCCTACACTACAGGAAAGGATAAAGGGTTGTATTGTGGATTTTGCTCCTGTGGCTGCCGCGGACCCACAGGTTTGGGCTTCAGGATTCTCAGCTGCTTTTCTTAAAAAGAATAGTATTGCAACCAAAGGTATTGTAAACTTAAGTGAACCTCATTCAGAGACAACGGTTGGAGCAAGGACAGTTGTAGATGCCAGACAACTGAAGCAGGATTGTTACTAGTGCTGGAGAAGTTCTTTGAGGTGGTTTTGAATCTTCCAATAACGGTAAACAGGAGGCTCTCTGATGTTTTGAATCTACTGACATCCCAACAACCCAGCTGCTCACAGTTATACATTTACAGCACAGCGGACAAAGTCGTTATTCCTGCAGGGTCCGTAGAATCCTTTATAGAGCTTGCAACTTCATATCTACCCCCCATGTTGACCATTTCCGGAATGATCCAGAACTGTATACTTCTGAGTTCGCTCAATTTTTGGAGGATTGTGTGCTGACCTGTTGCAGCCATTCATCTTAAATAACTGCTAACTAGCCTCAAattcttttatattatattctttccGTGAAGATACATACATGTACAATTCGTTGAAACAAAATAGAAGATACCCTTTTCCTGAGGTAAAGGTTAATAGAACCACATTGTTGAGTTTACATACGGACGGGAGATGCTGTTTTGACCATTTGCTCTAAATTCTTTtgagtgataaaaaaaaaaaaaagactagaCGATGACTAGAGTGTGAGCGTGTTTGATATTTATACTTCTTCAGTTAAAATGGCTTCATTCAACAAGAGCACCATGCCTCGGCACCAGGTGTCGAGGCGCAAGGCCTCGGCTCCGTGCCAATAAACGGTACGCACTCTTAACTTTATACCAATCATCTCTCTCTCcaacccaaaaataaaatctacACTGTTAGTCAAAGAAATAGAAATCTTAAGAATCAAAGATTTATCCCGAggagagaaaatatcatttagCAGTTCAATATCCCAAACACTATGATTCTCATTCATAAGGAAATTATCAGTAGCAAATTGCAATCACGAgttttgacaaaaattaaactcttGACTTACTGATACAAGAATCATGCTTTATCAATTCACACACTCttcttaatatttaatttttaaaatgcaaaataaaattaaataaaaattaatctttgcattcaaaataaattttctacTTCCTTACTGAGTTACTATCATTTATTGtaatttaatgttttgtttttaagtgtcatttgataattatttagatacttcaatattattttatgataattttttttgggtaattagCAGTATCtatttatttgtaaatatattaacCTTTACTGATTTAGCATATTTCCAcggaaaagttttttttttttttttttttaatgaaatgttTCCCGCCAACATTTCCTAATAGCATATCTATTAAGTCTATATAAGCTAAGTAGGGGGTGATCTTACTTACTTGCGGCCAACATAATCCTAATAGGTGATCTTACTCACTTCCCCGCCAACATAATCCTATTTAAAACCAGGAATCCATACGGCCTTTCATAGtttcttctatttcatttctctGTTTCCAAAACCAGAAATCCATACGCCACTCTAGCCTTTCATCCATTTCTCTGATTCCAAAACCAGGAATCCATACGTACTCTCTCTAGCCTTTCATAGTTTCTTCCATTTCTCTGTTTTCGAAATTCCAATCATGGTGGTCATAATGAAAAGAAAGCATTCATCAAAGCCTAGTACTAGGGTTTCTCTCCAAACCCGAGAGGACAAGGGCTTGGCCCAGCGGAGCACAACCAAAATGGTCGCTGACGTGTTCTATATACCCAAATACAATCCGGCGAAGCCTCTCGGAGAAGACTCCCACTTTATCTTTTCGGAGGCACAGACGATCGGCGTGGCTGACGGCGTCGGCGGCTGGGCAAAGAAAGGCATTGACGCCGGAGCGTACGCTAGAGAGCTGATGTATAACGCCATCCAATCCGTCCGTCATCAGAGAAACACAGTTGGCAGTGTGGACCCCATGACAGCCCTCGACGAAGCCTACGCGGACACTGACGTGGACGGCTCATCCACGGCGTGTATCTTGACGTTAGTTGACGACTGCGCAATCGCCGTTAACGTAGGCGACAGCGGCTTCGCTGTCCTACGTGGCGGCCGAACCGTCTTCCGCTCCCCGCCTCAGCAGACCCGGTTCAACTGCCCGGTTCAGCTGGGGAAAACGAGAGGCGACCCGACCGCCGCCGAGAAATTCGAGGTGAAGGTGAAACCGGGAGATATCATCGTAATGGCGACGGATGGATTGTTCGACAACGTTTATGAATTCGAGCTTTTAGATTTGGTTTACGGAGCTGACGATAAGAAGAGTCCGCTGAAGAAGCCACCGATGAATTTGGCGAGGAAGATTGCACGGTACGCGCTTAAGAATTCCCTCAACGCAGACTTCCTTTCTCCATTCTCTGAGGGGTATAGGATCGCCGGAATCAACGAGCATGCCATCGGCGGCAAGTACGATGATATAACAGTGATAGTTGCTTATATTCAATAATCATCACCACGaagtttaatttgtatgtatgtattgaaTCTGATTTTTGAAAAGTACACAATTGAATAGAATGTTTCATCAATTCAAACGTTAGGGTTTGTAATGCAtatgtttagggtttaggtttagggtttgtagggtttttattttacatgaaaatttgCCATCACTACTAAAAAAAGGCTTGTATTGAATAAACCCAATTTGCGAAAATATAAAAATCGCGACGAAAAATGAGcacaaaaaagttaataaaatgatgaaaagtgcaacgcaatgataataattgtgaacattcaccaaaacgacgccgtttcaatAAGTGAGAGAAACGACTCCTgtaaatgatactacagttctaAGAAGACCTTCCGTTTGAAATTGTAATAGTGATACCATCAGAACAAAAGGTACTTGGCATTATAGCTATATTCTTTAACTAGTCTTTTTTATTcgcgatgcgcaaaaatatatgcctaatatttaattactccatatattttaaaaaataaagaacaaagtcttactaattaaaatctaaatgaaaagaaatttatttattatattaattcaatatataatgtttacaaatattattatcattaaaaaatataagaaaatataaggtGGGTATTTACATGTGCATTGTAAAATTAATCATGAAAAAGATAACAGAAATTATATCGGTAAGgatatttttattcaaaaaattgtatagtagaaccctaaaaacacaatgtacaaaatggtTAGCATTAAAAATATGGACATAAATTAAGGATATATAACTTTGATGAAGCTGTATGTGGTTTTAGATATCGTAAGGCTATAAGAATATTAGAACTATATATGAAGCATGTATGACAGTATGAGTTCTCTCTTTAGCCTAACTTTACTACTCCATATAGATTGCTTACTTAATTTACAAGAAATACTACCATTTATGGGCAAATTTTGTATTCTTCTTGCATACAATTGGAGGAGAATACAGGGGCGGAACAATCTAGCCAGTTACAGTGATACGATACTACATCGGCTCCACATGAGATTctggagtggtacttaagtttGGGTCAAACTTTCACTCATGAGCTAGTTTTTGTAGTGGAGGTAGGGTCTTAACTTGAGTGCCGTATCATTTGGTGCCCTTGTTGAGAGGCCGGAGTGTGATGGGAAAGGGCTATATATACTACATGGTGCTTGATAAGGGTCAAAGGGAATCAAGAAGAGTACGGAGTGAAAGATATCAAGAGTGAAGCCGTTCACTCATCCGCTGCAGGCCTAGCGGAGGGGACAACCTAGGAAAAGACTACTGATGCTTGATAGGGTCCGGAGTGAAGCCATCCAAAAGGGAAAATGGCTACCTAGTGTCAAGAAGAGTCCGGAGTGTGAGCCCATATAGAGTTGATAAGATCTAGAGTGAAGTCATCCATAAAGGGGAATAAAATGGCTACCTGGTGTCGAGAAGAGTTCAGAGTGTGAGTCATCTAGAGTAGGCCGCTGCGGATGTCGACTTGTCGACGATCCCACATCGGTTCCACAGATATTGTGAAGTGGTACTTAAGATTGAGCTAAACCTCCACTCATCAACTAGCTTTTGTGGTAGAATTAGGATCTTGACTTGAGTGTTGTATCATATTGTTTATGTGCTCCACCTCCATATGCCCTCTATCTATGTATATTATGCCCGTCTACTTTGAAACCTTGTAGTTAcagtaaatgtatatatttgtcGGTGGAGGGGGATTGGGCAATCCCCAATCAAATTTATCAGGTAGTTGGCTTGGTAACTACAAGGTTTTAAGTTCGACTATTTGTGGTAGTAGCATATTAGCCTCCTCGAAATAAGTTGGCAGTTAACATATGTTAGTGTACCTCATTTGTGTTTCTTTTCCGGCTAAAGTCACCATAGACTTATttgtaaaaaagaaattaaacatttatatCTTGTGACAAATATATTCAATCCTTTAAAATTTGGTAAAAGAACCCAAACTTCAATATTTTGTGATGAATACATCATTTATACATAGaacttatattaaaatttttaaaacttgacAAATTAATATCGAATATTTATGTTTCATAACAATTgcaatttataattaaaaaaaattaattaacccattttcttgaaaaaaaaatgtacaaaaaatatcattttcaaaaagtataatctatatctatatctatactatatataaaagtaaaatcctcctatttcattttaccgcccaaacttttgtagtcaattaattaaatattttattggtcaattaattaataaaacttatttggtaagaaaatgtaaaatggaaatgagctaatatctattaattggtaatattttttctatattcacgtatcaatgctattaataaaagtaaaatcctccacCTCAACTTtccacacaaactaatattattaattaattggtaagaaattaataaattttaattggtaacagaattttatttaccaaattctgagaataattaaaccattataattgtgagaataatgggaacaaattctgcgtaatttataagaaaaaatttattaattattctttacaccaataataataattcgaatacttatctatacttctatatctatactattattaataaaaataaaatcatcatttgtGAAATTCACGCCCAAActatagtaaagataaaatagaaaagaaaaactgaTATTAGTAATTGATTgagaatataaaaagatcctaatatatactatatataaaagtaaaatcctcatatttcattttctcgCCCAAacatttgtagtcaattaattaaatcttttattatcaatattagaattttttataatttcatctttatttttattatctaaatatataataaaaaaattatccatgCATCGTACGAGTAATTAGACAATTacttgctctaattcaagcaagaaaaacatcagaaaacataatagatccaaccaatttcatcaattgcgctatataatatttgatgttataatttatataattgtatatcgatccaaatattcttaaattgTTATAACAAATCTATTACGTGTCACACACGTACAAAAATACTAgtacataaaaaatatttactttatacaactaaaaattcaaaattaaattcttctaaaacaacattttttacatatataaaaatgcgTCCAAATACTATAGCCACCAATGAATATCTAAATGAAAACaactgaatttttttattttaatcgaaaaaaagatatttattaGGAGGATAATCTTGGGGTCAAAAGACCCCTCCAGTCATACAAAAGAGAAGAGATAACAGAAGGAGGTAAAGAGATGGGGGTGAAAAAAACAGATGGAGAAAGGAGATTACAACCAAAAGAAGCTAAAGAATCTGCAACCTTGTTTGTTTCTCTATATGAGTGAGCAATTGAAGATGACCATGACGAGAGCAAATGTCTAATGGTGAAAATTGATTGTCGAATCTTCCATGGGATTGGAGCTTCGTGATTAAGAATGATATGGACAAGAACCGAGGAATCCACTTGAATGAGAGTTGGTTTACGAGCTGCCAGATCACACCATCTCATAGCAAAGGCAAGAGCAAGAGCTTCCGCTTCTAGTGCACAGGAGGCTGTAAGGGGAAAAGATAATGCAACAATAAACAAACCTTCAGAGTTTCGTAGGATGCATGGCACCTCCTCCACAAGAGATTGCTGAAAAGGAAGCATCAGAATTGAGCTTTAAACGTCCGATGGGAGGGTCCAAAGGGTCTTCTTTGGTCTCGGGTTAGTGAAAGAAGCCACGAGACCGGCTTCAATAAATCTTTGGTTGAGGAACAAAAGGGATGGGCTACCGAAAAGGCAAGGAATTCATTTTTAACCTCCCAAATAATACGGTCCTGCGAGTAGCGCCCTCCTTCATAAATCAGAGTGTTGTACTTCTTCCATACATTCCAAAGAATAAAGCAAGGCATTAATCTTCTGGTTCTACTGATAGCCACCAGACTTGGCATGTTGTTCGAACTGATCTGAGGTGGCAAGTCCAAGACTGACGTTGAAGAGGTTTGCAAAATAAATCCAAATTTCTAAAATGCTTGAACAACTCCGCATGCAATGTTCAAGAGAAGCACTCTCGCTCCAACAGAAAGGGCAAACTGAAGGTTGGTGAAAACCAAATTTTTGAATACAATCCGGAAAGGGAAGATGACGATGAAGCATTCTCCAAAGGAAGACTGAGATTTTTTTGGGTATTAATTTTGACCAAATATTTGAATAAGACAAAGTGACACACTTACTTGGACTGTGTCGAAGGTGAAAGATCCCAAGGTAGAAGGTTGCCAGATCAACTCATCTTCTAAGAAAGTGATGTTATTCTCAACGGTAGAAGACACAGATTTCATTCGTCGCCAAGTTATTGAGTCAGAAGGTTTGTTTGGGTTTGGATGCAGGATTCTCATGTAGTCACTCCATATGGTGCCTCCTTTGCAGTATGAGAACCAGAGTTTGGCAGCAAAAGTGGATTGCAAAGCCGGTAAAGATCTAAAACCCAAGCCTCCCTCTTTTTCTGGAAAACAAAGCTTGGACCAGGAAGTCCAATGCCTTTTGTTGTGACCTTGGTAAGAGCCCCAGATCAGAAAAAGTTTGCCATCCTTTGCTCAATAGAATGGATCGGATCACTCCTTTAGGGAGTTGTATCGAAGCCAGTGAGTACAAAGGGATTGTTGAAAGGACGTGTTTGATCAAAATGATTCTTCCGCCTGTAGA includes:
- the LOC116002346 gene encoding probable protein phosphatase 2C 55, which encodes MVVIMKRKHSSKPSTRVSLQTREDKGLAQRSTTKMVADVFYIPKYNPAKPLGEDSHFIFSEAQTIGVADGVGGWAKKGIDAGAYARELMYNAIQSVRHQRNTVGSVDPMTALDEAYADTDVDGSSTACILTLVDDCAIAVNVGDSGFAVLRGGRTVFRSPPQQTRFNCPVQLGKTRGDPTAAEKFEVKVKPGDIIVMATDGLFDNVYEFELLDLVYGADDKKSPLKKPPMNLARKIARYALKNSLNADFLSPFSEGYRIAGINEHAIGGKYDDITVIVAYIQ
- the LOC116002347 gene encoding uncharacterized protein LOC116002347, producing MKSVSSTVENNITFLEDELIWQPSTLGSFTFDTVQQSLVEEVPCILRNSEGLFIVALSFPLTASCALEAEALALAFAMRWCDLAARKPTLIQVDSSVLVHIILNHEAPIPWKIRQSIFTIRHLLSSWSSSIAHSYRETNKVADSLASFGCNLLSPSVFFTPISLPPSVISSLLYDWRGLLTPRLSS